One Clostridium sp. CM027 genomic window carries:
- a CDS encoding sugar phosphate nucleotidyltransferase, whose translation MKVVILCGGKGTRLGSSTETIPKTLALVSGKPIIWHIMNIYSSYGFNDFILPLGFGGDKIKEYFWNYEWKNSDFTKELGSNNISFFNKPANWKVTFVDTGTDTMTGGRIKKIEKFINEDTFMLTYGDGLSDININSLLKFHNEKGQAVTVTGVERKSQYGILTEKDGIATTFDEKSKLDGIINGGFFVMNKKVFNYIEDDDKCIFEQGPLRNLVESGELAVYSFKGYWTAIDTNKDLIYANETWK comes from the coding sequence ATGAAAGTAGTTATATTATGTGGAGGTAAAGGGACCAGATTAGGGTCATCTACAGAAACTATTCCGAAAACATTAGCTTTAGTTTCTGGGAAACCAATTATATGGCACATTATGAATATTTATTCAAGCTATGGCTTTAATGACTTTATTCTTCCATTAGGTTTTGGTGGTGATAAAATAAAAGAATATTTTTGGAATTATGAGTGGAAAAACTCTGATTTCACCAAAGAACTAGGCAGTAATAATATTTCTTTTTTTAATAAGCCTGCTAACTGGAAGGTGACTTTTGTTGATACAGGAACTGATACAATGACTGGTGGAAGAATTAAAAAAATTGAAAAATTCATTAATGAAGATACTTTTATGTTGACCTATGGCGATGGATTATCTGATATTAATATAAATAGTTTACTAAAGTTCCATAATGAAAAAGGACAAGCGGTAACAGTTACTGGAGTAGAAAGAAAGAGCCAATATGGAATTCTAACTGAAAAGGATGGTATTGCAACAACCTTTGACGAAAAATCAAAATTGGATGGCATAATAAACGGAGGTTTTTTTGTAATGAATAAAAAAGTTTTTAATTATATAGAAGATGACGATAAATGCATTTTTGAACAGGGTCCATTGAGAAACCTTGTAGAAAGTGGAGAATTGGCGGTTTATAGTTTCAAAGGTTATTGGACGGCAATTGATACTAATAAAGATCTAATTTATGCAAATGAGACATGGAAGTGA
- a CDS encoding polysaccharide biosynthesis protein: protein MKNKKILIVGGTGSFGNALAHKLLEMEVRQIRIFARNEAKMIEIKRTLSDKRVEIVLGDVRDKKRLLEASSDCDIIFHLAALKHVLICETAPNEAILTNVIGTNNIIDCANANKVAKVIYISTDKAVNANCTYGCTKLLGEKLMLAANQNSILTKFIVFRCGNLLASEGSVIPLFKKQISEKQTVTLTDKDMNRFFINIPKACELLIESAIRGAGGEIFIARMPSLWIYDIAKYLVYKYGLDESIIVVTGLRPGEKNNECLATQEETKHIYCVNDELYIIEAEDRHSWIINDFIKKDNNFLYHSQDAVISYEQTVEFLKAANI, encoded by the coding sequence ATGAAAAATAAAAAAATACTGATTGTTGGTGGCACTGGCTCTTTTGGTAACGCGTTAGCTCATAAGCTTCTAGAAATGGAAGTTAGACAAATTAGAATTTTTGCTAGAAATGAAGCGAAAATGATTGAAATAAAAAGGACATTATCAGATAAACGTGTAGAAATAGTATTAGGAGATGTTAGAGATAAAAAACGTTTATTAGAGGCGAGTAGTGATTGTGATATTATTTTCCATTTAGCAGCTCTAAAGCACGTACTAATTTGTGAAACAGCACCTAATGAAGCTATTCTTACTAATGTTATAGGTACTAACAATATAATTGATTGTGCTAATGCTAACAAGGTAGCAAAGGTAATTTATATTTCAACAGATAAGGCGGTAAACGCAAATTGCACTTATGGATGTACAAAATTGTTAGGAGAAAAATTAATGTTGGCTGCAAACCAAAATTCTATATTAACTAAATTTATTGTTTTCAGATGTGGCAACCTTTTAGCAAGTGAAGGTAGTGTAATCCCATTATTTAAAAAACAAATTAGTGAAAAACAGACAGTAACGCTTACAGATAAGGATATGAATCGCTTTTTTATTAATATTCCTAAGGCTTGTGAATTATTAATTGAGTCTGCAATTCGTGGTGCTGGAGGAGAAATTTTTATAGCACGAATGCCATCGTTATGGATTTATGATATTGCAAAGTATTTAGTATATAAATATGGATTAGATGAATCAATTATTGTAGTGACTGGACTAAGGCCAGGCGAAAAAAATAATGAATGTTTAGCAACGCAGGAAGAAACAAAACATATTTACTGTGTGAATGATGAACTGTACATTATTGAAGCTGAGGACAGGCATTCTTGGATCATAAACGACTTTATTAAGAAAGATAACAATTTCTTATATCATTCTCAAGATGCGGTCATAAGTTATGAGCAAACTGTTGAATTTTTAAAAGCAGCTAATATTTAA
- a CDS encoding undecaprenyldiphospho-muramoylpentapeptide beta-N-acetylglucosaminyltransferase, giving the protein MKIVLTGGGTAGHAMVNKILIPLLKNEGLEVVYIGSGHGIEKEMIENQGLATYHAISTGKLRRYFSLKNVTDIFRVLKGIYQSYKIIRKEQPTVVMSGGGFVSVPVIIASWVQHIPSVIRETDVTIGLANRICMKFAKKVFVTFPSTKFQVTSKKRGYCGMIIRPELLNVQNECIEDKAFKNCNPTLLVLGGSLGSAAINNKIWECLSELLEKYNIIHICGKGKLNNNLPADARYRQYEYVDDMSLIYAISDIVIIRCGSNAIAEGISIGKRMICVPLSRKSSRGEQELNAQYAVNHGCAVILKEEDITAKSIIETSEELLTTPLNNELILSKELLANNCNEQINAIKKVMWEKIDKKVKRAKSVDLSKISEKEWGFYMKFSDIYGK; this is encoded by the coding sequence ATGAAAATTGTTTTAACTGGTGGAGGAACTGCTGGACATGCTATGGTTAATAAAATTCTAATACCATTACTGAAAAATGAAGGTTTAGAAGTTGTGTATATAGGTTCTGGACATGGTATAGAAAAAGAAATGATTGAAAATCAAGGATTAGCTACTTATCATGCTATTAGCACAGGTAAACTTCGTAGATACTTTTCCCTGAAGAATGTAACAGATATATTCAGGGTTTTAAAAGGAATCTATCAATCGTATAAGATTATTAGGAAAGAACAACCGACCGTTGTTATGTCAGGTGGAGGATTTGTTTCGGTACCTGTTATTATAGCAAGCTGGGTACAACATATTCCATCTGTCATTAGGGAAACCGATGTTACTATTGGACTTGCTAATAGGATTTGCATGAAATTTGCGAAAAAGGTATTTGTAACCTTTCCTAGTACTAAATTTCAAGTCACTAGTAAAAAAAGAGGTTATTGTGGCATGATAATACGTCCTGAATTACTAAATGTGCAAAACGAATGCATTGAGGATAAAGCCTTCAAAAACTGCAACCCCACTCTTCTGGTCTTAGGAGGCAGCCTTGGTTCGGCGGCAATTAACAATAAGATTTGGGAGTGTTTATCCGAACTTCTTGAAAAGTATAATATTATTCATATTTGTGGAAAAGGAAAACTTAATAACAATTTACCTGCAGATGCAAGATATCGTCAATATGAATATGTTGATGATATGTCTCTGATTTATGCTATATCTGATATAGTGATTATTAGATGTGGTTCAAATGCAATTGCTGAGGGTATTTCAATTGGTAAAAGAATGATTTGTGTTCCACTTTCTAGAAAAAGTAGCCGAGGTGAACAGGAGTTAAATGCACAATACGCTGTAAATCACGGCTGTGCAGTAATATTGAAAGAAGAGGATATTACTGCAAAATCAATAATTGAAACATCAGAAGAGTTATTGACTACACCCCTTAATAATGAATTAATTCTTTCAAAGGAATTACTAGCTAATAATTGCAATGAGCAAATTAATGCAATAAAGAAAGTTATGTGGGAGAAAATAGATAAAAAGGTTAAGCGTGCAAAATCTGTTGACTTAAGTAAAATTTCAGAAAAAGAATGGGGATTTTATATGAAATTCTCAGATATATATGGGAAATAG
- a CDS encoding spore coat protein translates to MGIITDNIVKNKTDINDEVIVGTMISSAKSAADAYLNATMTSATPELKAIYSSSLNQIIGGHSALTELAVNRKWASPYDAPAQQLAMSFSKSETTVKASK, encoded by the coding sequence ATGGGAATAATAACGGATAATATTGTAAAAAACAAGACAGATATTAATGACGAAGTAATAGTTGGAACTATGATTAGTTCAGCAAAAAGTGCAGCAGATGCGTATCTAAACGCAACTATGACCAGCGCTACCCCTGAATTAAAAGCTATATACTCCTCTAGTTTAAATCAAATAATAGGCGGGCATTCAGCATTAACAGAGCTTGCTGTAAACCGCAAGTGGGCTTCACCTTATGATGCTCCTGCGCAACAACTAGCTATGTCCTTTAGTAAATCTGAAACTACAGTTAAGGCTAGTAAATAA
- a CDS encoding manganese catalase family protein, with translation MKKSKKKARATYEYLINMADDPDVIEPLKFLREREVVHYQRFGEVLRIVQDHLQQPHLFIMH, from the coding sequence TTGAAGAAATCGAAAAAGAAGGCAAGGGCTACTTATGAATATCTAATTAATATGGCTGATGATCCAGATGTAATAGAGCCGTTAAAATTTCTAAGAGAAAGAGAAGTTGTTCATTATCAAAGATTCGGTGAAGTTCTAAGAATTGTACAGGATCATCTACAACAACCACATTTATTTATAATGCATTAA
- a CDS encoding ketopantoate reductase family protein gives MKIMILGLGVIGTTYGYAFQKSGHQVEHFIREIKRDNAPKILDIKMLDGRYNNKGENKKDTYNVTLSQPNSNYDFILISVSVGKLESAVKTLNENNISGTIILFNGIWEERVSVDKIMGTRKYILGYPIAGGSIKDTLLDCVLFDHIMIESEQKSNIDNYSNLIQLLDSADIKVEVPFDMIEWIWLHMAINSGVITTASKYGNVSDIAQSARNIMNSASGLSEAVLTIREAVKIVKARGVSLNHYNNELIKYKIPSKLAGMIMQRMFKTNELTRRIMELHCNMEDLIYVCKSVYNSGKELGVITPLLCEKYEKYIINLHTK, from the coding sequence ATGAAAATAATGATATTGGGACTTGGTGTTATCGGTACAACCTATGGCTATGCTTTTCAAAAATCAGGTCATCAGGTTGAACACTTTATAAGGGAAATTAAAAGAGACAATGCACCAAAAATTCTTGACATAAAAATGCTCGATGGCAGATATAACAATAAGGGCGAAAATAAGAAAGACACATATAATGTTACTCTTTCACAGCCCAACAGTAATTACGATTTTATTTTAATTAGCGTATCTGTAGGTAAATTGGAGAGTGCAGTAAAAACACTTAATGAAAATAATATAAGCGGAACAATTATTCTTTTTAATGGTATATGGGAAGAACGAGTCAGCGTCGACAAAATTATGGGTACCCGAAAATATATTCTTGGTTATCCAATTGCAGGTGGCAGTATTAAAGATACCCTTTTAGATTGCGTACTATTTGACCATATTATGATAGAAAGTGAACAGAAGTCAAATATAGACAACTACTCAAACCTTATTCAATTGCTTGATAGCGCTGATATTAAAGTGGAAGTTCCATTTGATATGATAGAATGGATTTGGTTACATATGGCAATCAATTCTGGTGTTATCACCACTGCTTCAAAATACGGTAATGTGTCGGATATAGCCCAATCCGCAAGAAATATTATGAACAGCGCATCTGGTTTAAGTGAAGCTGTATTGACAATTCGTGAAGCAGTCAAAATTGTAAAGGCAAGAGGTGTTTCACTTAATCATTATAATAACGAATTAATTAAATACAAAATTCCGTCAAAGCTTGCTGGGATGATTATGCAGCGAATGTTCAAAACAAATGAACTGACAAGGCGTATTATGGAACTTCATTGTAATATGGAGGATTTAATTTATGTATGTAAAAGCGTTTATAACTCCGGAAAGGAGCTTGGAGTAATTACTCCATTACTTTGTGAAAAATATGAAAAATATATTATTAATTTGCACACAAAATAA
- a CDS encoding ABC transporter permease — protein sequence MNVLNLFKNSLNRILAKKEIVIIAVVIVPLMIGVAVFFSGKMEMRQHIALVTNHAQSIPKNDRIKIDVMNEKPATSNLLLGKYAAVVEEKNDGTYEVTGIKSKADKELIENFFNFGKIPKIDQSRQAKRGVGTNILGFILMIVLMQGVALTILYPEDRTLKTFRRILTTPVSEKQYIFAQGIFTFLCLYIPTYLVIVITKVCFNIKIGFGLLMLAMLIGILTALSTSLALFISSVLERNISLVASAIYVITCILSGCFYSFTGNNKVLDTICSIIPQKSYMTLIQGIENGNGMLEFKGQLIYLLIWIVALWLLGSIITKRKMRQGIY from the coding sequence ATGAATGTGCTCAATCTATTTAAAAATAGTTTAAACAGGATTTTAGCAAAAAAAGAGATAGTTATAATTGCAGTGGTCATTGTACCACTTATGATTGGAGTTGCTGTATTTTTTTCTGGAAAAATGGAGATGAGGCAGCACATTGCTTTAGTAACAAATCATGCACAGAGCATTCCCAAAAATGATAGGATTAAAATTGATGTAATGAATGAAAAACCGGCTACTTCGAATCTACTTTTGGGTAAATATGCTGCCGTTGTGGAAGAAAAAAACGATGGAACCTATGAGGTAACAGGTATAAAAAGCAAAGCTGATAAGGAACTCATAGAAAACTTTTTTAACTTCGGTAAAATTCCCAAAATTGATCAAAGTAGACAAGCTAAAAGAGGTGTTGGAACAAACATTTTAGGGTTTATTCTAATGATTGTTTTAATGCAGGGGGTTGCTTTGACAATCCTTTATCCAGAAGATAGAACCCTTAAAACATTTAGGCGGATATTAACGACACCCGTAAGCGAAAAGCAATATATTTTTGCACAGGGAATTTTTACATTTTTATGTCTTTATATACCCACCTATCTAGTAATTGTTATCACAAAGGTGTGTTTTAATATAAAGATTGGATTTGGCCTTTTAATGCTAGCAATGTTAATTGGAATTCTTACTGCCCTCTCAACATCACTTGCTTTATTTATTTCATCAGTGCTAGAGAGAAACATCTCTTTAGTGGCCAGCGCTATATATGTAATAACTTGCATATTATCAGGCTGTTTTTATTCCTTTACGGGGAACAATAAAGTTCTTGATACCATTTGCAGTATCATCCCGCAAAAATCATATATGACACTGATTCAAGGGATAGAAAACGGGAATGGAATGTTAGAATTTAAAGGACAACTTATATATTTACTTATTTGGATTGTTGCACTCTGGCTCTTAGGAAGTATTATTACTAAGCGAAAAATGAGGCAAGGCATCTATTGA
- a CDS encoding ABC transporter permease: MNFIKIVKFDFMNIIRNPTLLMFNTIFPIIMIAVMGFVTKGNYGSGHVSSYDYYGVTMMIFTALFIAMTASNTFMEERVKEGNTRIVYAPVSKTEIYLSKLIATYILGTVSYSVLLLVGQYIFHINFGGKNILYIMLLINIFSLFGCSVGTMFCCIFKSEEGANSVMQIFLFLFIFLGGLFFSVASLGTIVEKISYLSPVKWVTECTFKVIYDNDFSIYLPTLLIVLFSSIICIIICQITFKPEEYV, encoded by the coding sequence ATGAACTTTATAAAAATAGTCAAATTTGATTTTATGAATATTATTAGAAACCCAACTCTGCTAATGTTTAACACTATATTTCCAATAATAATGATTGCGGTTATGGGTTTTGTAACAAAAGGTAACTATGGTTCAGGGCATGTAAGTTCCTATGATTATTATGGAGTCACAATGATGATTTTTACAGCGTTATTCATTGCCATGACAGCTTCCAATACATTTATGGAAGAAAGGGTAAAGGAAGGTAATACTCGCATAGTATATGCTCCCGTTTCAAAAACTGAGATATATCTATCTAAATTGATTGCTACTTATATTTTGGGTACGGTTTCATACAGTGTTTTATTGCTTGTAGGACAATATATTTTTCACATTAACTTTGGAGGAAAAAACATTCTGTATATTATGTTGTTAATCAATATATTTTCGTTATTTGGCTGCTCTGTCGGCACCATGTTCTGCTGTATTTTCAAAAGTGAAGAAGGAGCAAATTCTGTAATGCAAATATTTTTGTTTTTGTTTATATTTTTGGGTGGCTTGTTTTTTTCTGTAGCTAGTCTTGGAACTATCGTGGAGAAAATATCTTATTTATCGCCAGTCAAGTGGGTTACAGAATGTACATTTAAGGTCATTTATGATAATGACTTCAGCATATACCTCCCTACTCTTCTCATTGTGTTGTTTAGTAGTATCATCTGTATAATAATATGTCAAATCACTTTTAAACCGGAGGAATATGTATAA
- a CDS encoding ABC transporter ATP-binding protein yields MNNIVTVKNLEKSYNKKKAVDGINFVVNRGEILGLLGPNGAGKSTIINILATILSPDNGEITILGHDLKKDVKAINLGIGIVPQDLAIYEEITAEKNVRFFASLYKLKGNLLEKQVKEALELVGLYDRKDDKPKTFSGGMKRRLNIACAIAHKPKLIIMDEPTVGIDPQSRNHILESIKILKNEGATVIYSTHYMEEVEAISDRIIIMNEGKIISEGTKEELKQEVNDKITYSFHVNNLNELSNNHFSGIDGITKIKITENVIKITAKKSKDNLNEIISIIIAKGCKIESMSSKEASLETVFLELTGKNLRD; encoded by the coding sequence ATGAATAATATTGTTACAGTTAAAAATTTAGAAAAAAGTTATAATAAGAAAAAAGCTGTTGATGGAATAAATTTTGTAGTAAATAGAGGTGAAATTCTTGGACTCTTAGGTCCTAATGGGGCGGGCAAGAGTACAATTATCAATATCCTGGCCACCATATTATCGCCTGATAATGGCGAAATAACTATTTTGGGGCATGACTTAAAAAAAGATGTAAAAGCCATCAACCTGGGAATTGGAATAGTTCCTCAGGACCTGGCCATTTATGAAGAAATTACTGCCGAGAAAAATGTACGTTTTTTTGCAAGTCTATATAAACTCAAAGGAAATCTGCTGGAAAAACAGGTCAAGGAGGCCCTTGAACTCGTAGGTCTTTACGATAGAAAGGATGATAAGCCAAAAACCTTTTCAGGCGGCATGAAAAGAAGATTAAATATTGCTTGTGCCATTGCCCATAAGCCAAAACTTATTATCATGGATGAACCCACAGTTGGTATCGACCCCCAATCAAGAAATCATATATTGGAATCAATTAAAATCCTGAAAAATGAAGGTGCAACAGTTATCTATTCCACGCATTACATGGAAGAAGTGGAAGCGATTTCTGATAGAATCATTATTATGAACGAAGGAAAGATTATTTCTGAAGGTACAAAAGAAGAATTAAAACAGGAAGTGAATGATAAAATCACATATTCCTTTCATGTAAACAATTTAAATGAATTAAGCAATAATCATTTTTCTGGAATTGATGGCATAACAAAAATTAAAATAACTGAAAATGTGATTAAAATAACTGCCAAAAAGTCAAAGGATAATCTCAATGAAATCATATCTATAATCATAGCAAAGGGCTGTAAGATTGAAAGTATGAGCAGTAAAGAGGCATCTCTAGAAACTGTATTTCTAGAACTTACCGGAAAGAATCTAAGGGATTAG
- a CDS encoding MarR family winged helix-turn-helix transcriptional regulator, translating into MDNYRDLFLMQQTYATLFSLNNKLQVQGDKYFESLTSRQFMAMIAIIHLAEDETTINNIARKLGTTKQSVKQMITIIENKGYIITMPSQKDKRAVNVKITESGKQIMMECGEKGINFFADVFKDFTTEEMEILWSLLKKLYRFDGEEQDGFEEDASLNAEEEVNDAQTRVLKEAQARALKEFERRRNHSRNERSDENE; encoded by the coding sequence ATGGATAATTACAGAGATCTATTTTTAATGCAGCAAACTTACGCTACACTTTTTTCTCTTAACAATAAGCTTCAGGTACAAGGCGATAAATACTTTGAGAGCTTAACGTCAAGACAGTTTATGGCAATGATTGCAATTATTCATTTGGCGGAAGATGAAACAACAATCAACAATATTGCGAGAAAGTTAGGTACCACCAAACAGAGTGTTAAACAAATGATAACTATTATCGAAAATAAAGGTTACATTATCACGATGCCGAGCCAGAAGGATAAGCGTGCAGTGAACGTTAAAATTACGGAATCCGGAAAACAGATCATGATGGAATGCGGTGAAAAAGGAATAAACTTTTTCGCAGATGTTTTTAAAGACTTTACCACGGAAGAAATGGAAATATTGTGGAGCCTATTAAAGAAACTGTATCGTTTTGACGGTGAAGAGCAGGATGGTTTTGAAGAAGATGCTAGTTTAAACGCGGAAGAAGAAGTAAATGACGCTCAAACGAGAGTATTAAAGGAAGCTCAAGCGAGGGCATTAAAGGAATTTGAAAGACGAAGAAATCATTCTCGAAATGAGAGGAGCGATGAAAATGAATAA
- a CDS encoding MarR family winged helix-turn-helix transcriptional regulator — protein sequence MDHYYIQQIFSTIFYLSNKIQVQGDKVDVRITMRQWMVLMTILHLPENQASYNQIANKMGCSKQNVKHLIVNLEKNNYVFLEKSETDKRAVNIKITKNCIEFMNDYYKKGNGFMNMVFEDFDKEELKTLWMLLKKMATYDGCNWTGYEQKVTIKEK from the coding sequence ATGGATCACTATTATATACAGCAAATTTTCTCAACGATTTTTTACCTATCAAATAAGATTCAAGTACAAGGTGATAAGGTGGATGTTAGAATAACAATGCGCCAATGGATGGTACTTATGACAATTCTACACTTGCCAGAAAATCAGGCTTCTTATAATCAGATAGCAAATAAGATGGGTTGTTCTAAGCAGAATGTAAAACATCTTATTGTAAATCTAGAGAAAAATAATTATGTTTTTTTAGAAAAAAGCGAAACAGACAAACGTGCAGTTAATATTAAAATAACCAAAAATTGCATCGAATTTATGAATGATTACTATAAAAAAGGAAATGGATTTATGAATATGGTATTTGAAGATTTTGATAAAGAGGAATTAAAAACATTATGGATGCTGTTAAAAAAAATGGCTACCTATGATGGCTGTAATTGGACAGGATATGAACAAAAAGTCACTATCAAAGAAAAGTAG